A single region of the Coleofasciculus sp. FACHB-T130 genome encodes:
- a CDS encoding PPC domain-containing DNA-binding protein, translated as MKVFAIRLKPDQDLKKSLQDFAIKQNLQSGFILTGVGSLKKATLRFANHRYSTAFNDNFEIISLNGTLEAAGIHLHIAIANKEGKTIGGHLMEGCIIYTTAEIVIGASEELTFSRTMDEQTGYKELEIFPNPNY; from the coding sequence ATGAAAGTATTTGCTATTCGTCTGAAGCCAGATCAAGATTTAAAAAAAAGCTTACAAGATTTTGCAATCAAGCAAAATCTTCAATCGGGCTTTATCTTAACCGGAGTTGGCAGCTTGAAAAAAGCGACTCTTCGCTTTGCAAATCACAGGTATAGTACAGCTTTTAACGACAATTTTGAAATTATTTCTCTCAATGGCACTCTGGAAGCGGCTGGCATTCACCTGCATATCGCCATTGCAAATAAAGAAGGAAAAACCATCGGCGGACATCTCATGGAAGGCTGTATTATCTATACAACTGCTGAAATTGTCATCGGAGCTAGCGAAGAATTAACTTTTTCAAGAACAATGGATGAGCAGACAGGCTATAAAGAGTTGGAGATTTTTCCAAACCCTAATTATTAA
- a CDS encoding DUF362 domain-containing protein yields MKPSVSLIRANSYDRQLLRESVESLLEPLGGIKAFVKAGDRVLLKPNLLTGGHPSKECVTRPELVHCVAKLVQEAGGKPFLGDSPAFGSAMGVAKANGYLPLMEELNLPLVEFTGKRYETVSEGFNHLLLCKEAMDADVVINLPKLKSHCQLTMTMGVKNLFGCVPGKMKAWWHMEAGKDSARFGEMLVETARAINPTLTILDAIIGHEGNGPSGGEPRFLGILAASSDVFALDRAIVEILNVDPLNVPTMAASIRLGLCTNVEEIDFPQLHPDDLKVLDWQLPTNMMPIDFAMPRVIKSTFRHLYIRFIKEPMNAYAGR; encoded by the coding sequence ATGAAACCTTCCGTTAGTTTAATTCGTGCGAATTCCTACGATCGGCAACTATTGCGAGAATCGGTAGAAAGTTTGCTGGAACCGTTGGGAGGAATCAAAGCTTTTGTCAAAGCAGGCGATCGCGTTCTCCTGAAGCCCAATTTACTCACTGGCGGACATCCGAGTAAAGAATGCGTCACCCGTCCCGAACTGGTTCACTGTGTTGCCAAACTGGTACAGGAAGCGGGTGGCAAGCCTTTCCTGGGGGATAGTCCCGCGTTTGGCAGTGCGATGGGTGTGGCAAAGGCAAATGGTTATCTTCCTCTCATGGAAGAACTCAATTTGCCGCTAGTGGAATTTACAGGGAAGCGTTACGAAACCGTTAGCGAAGGGTTCAACCATCTGTTGTTGTGCAAAGAAGCAATGGATGCAGATGTGGTAATCAATCTGCCTAAACTGAAATCTCACTGTCAGCTAACGATGACAATGGGCGTTAAAAACTTATTCGGTTGCGTACCGGGAAAAATGAAAGCTTGGTGGCACATGGAAGCAGGGAAAGATAGCGCCCGATTTGGGGAAATGTTAGTAGAAACTGCAAGGGCAATTAATCCTACCCTAACGATTTTAGATGCAATCATTGGGCATGAAGGGAACGGCCCCAGCGGTGGGGAACCTCGCTTTTTAGGAATTTTAGCGGCATCGTCTGATGTATTTGCCCTGGATCGGGCGATTGTGGAAATTCTCAATGTAGATCCTCTCAACGTCCCTACTATGGCGGCTTCGATAAGATTAGGGCTATGCACAAATGTGGAGGAAATTGACTTTCCCCAACTGCATCCGGATGATCTAAAGGTGCTGGATTGGCAACTTCCTACTAACATGATGCCTATCGACTTCGCGATGCCTCGCGTGATTAAGTCCACGTTTAGGCATCTTTACATTCGGTTTATCAAGGAACCGATGAATGCCTACGCAGGACGATAA
- a CDS encoding DUF4090 family protein — protein MNPDNQTTTGADAIDVAIAQGIDFDGSPIPTPKLELYTKVMGLEAGRQRSGVSNTMRSRIVRIGAKHIPQEELNQMLIDADFAPLKEKEIAFYYSGK, from the coding sequence ATGAATCCAGACAATCAAACAACTACAGGTGCTGATGCGATTGATGTAGCGATCGCTCAGGGAATTGATTTTGACGGTTCCCCGATTCCAACACCAAAACTAGAATTATACACAAAAGTAATGGGGCTGGAAGCTGGGCGGCAGCGCAGCGGCGTATCCAATACGATGCGTTCGAGGATTGTTCGCATCGGCGCTAAGCATATTCCTCAGGAAGAACTCAACCAGATGCTAATCGACGCCGACTTTGCACCGCTGAAAGAAAAAGAAATCGCTTTTTACTATAGCGGTAAATAG
- a CDS encoding dynamin family protein codes for MPELPPQCQNLKEQVETILQLLHQEPSLRSQDVTPVQTSLGKAISPKFEIVFAGAFSAGKSMLINALLERELLYSAEGHATGTECKIEYAEPDKERVVLTFLSEVEIREQASAVSQMLGLGTASNINQSEVIQLLSDGCQAIIEIEGGESKSERAKQANALMLLLEGFVANRDRINTVNNATYSMEQFNFSNLKEAAGYARRGSNSAVLKRIEYYCYHPLLRDGNVIIDTPGIDAPVEKDAQLTYAKIEHPDTSAVVCVLKPASAGDMTKEETELLEKMRSNPGIRDRVFFAFNRIDETWYNSQLRQRLDGLISAQFRDTTRVYKTSGLLGFYGSQIKQTSGRDRFGLDSVFADSVKGLDEREETPQFVTAFNNYCANSGKLPPNKFRISVNSYESPNENYVRILAEQGTPIIQQLIQDSGIEEFRAAVTDYLTKEKRPQLFKNLADDLEDACISLKKHYQSALRDLDSQPREIEAMKTQELQRLNQQLQQIGQEFHQHITEELNQVVTGQSSAFEADFRQLQSRMVRRLDELLDTFSVADAYSRAILSHPRNSTAPLIAVLVEALYYLANQLEDILKESCQEVVTNLFQRLVEQVRKSDYYRQLYRLLGNDGGIEQKLKEIEKQVHHALVNAASDECNRYVRESPRFYDEGTFSIYQFRQTLLQTSQSYGCESMIAAEPAIRQLLKLDFEPKVKATISSGFPATVNQTLTTNLLPMAAHQADEILQQYTQARAYLEQTLEQEAEEKIANNRRLQSTVEQKIAAYNSAVASINGCLQAIGLYDRQLPVIADSDVSSIEPSLEAAKVSAMGNGVVHSEA; via the coding sequence GTGCCTGAATTGCCGCCTCAGTGTCAAAATCTGAAAGAACAGGTCGAGACTATACTACAACTGTTGCATCAGGAGCCGTCTCTGCGATCGCAAGATGTTACACCCGTACAGACATCCCTCGGAAAAGCGATTTCTCCTAAGTTTGAGATTGTATTTGCGGGTGCTTTTAGTGCGGGGAAATCGATGCTAATTAACGCTCTGTTAGAGCGGGAATTGCTTTACAGTGCAGAGGGACACGCTACAGGTACGGAATGTAAAATTGAGTACGCCGAACCGGATAAAGAACGAGTGGTGCTGACGTTTCTGAGTGAGGTGGAAATTCGGGAACAGGCAAGTGCGGTATCTCAGATGCTGGGATTAGGGACAGCTAGCAATATTAATCAATCTGAAGTGATTCAATTGCTAAGCGATGGATGCCAAGCAATTATCGAGATTGAGGGTGGAGAAAGTAAATCAGAAAGAGCAAAACAAGCGAATGCGCTGATGTTGTTGCTGGAAGGATTTGTTGCCAATCGCGATCGCATCAATACGGTTAATAATGCTACATATTCAATGGAGCAATTTAACTTCTCCAACCTCAAAGAAGCGGCTGGTTATGCTCGTCGTGGCAGTAACAGCGCGGTTTTGAAGCGAATTGAGTATTACTGTTATCATCCGCTGTTGCGGGATGGAAATGTGATTATTGATACGCCGGGAATTGATGCGCCAGTGGAGAAAGACGCACAACTGACCTACGCTAAGATTGAACATCCGGATACGTCAGCGGTGGTGTGCGTTCTCAAACCGGCGTCTGCTGGCGACATGACGAAGGAAGAAACGGAACTGCTGGAGAAAATGCGCTCAAATCCGGGGATACGCGATCGCGTATTCTTTGCCTTCAACCGGATCGATGAAACTTGGTATAACAGTCAGTTAAGGCAACGTTTAGACGGTTTGATTAGCGCTCAGTTTCGAGATACTACTAGGGTTTATAAAACGAGCGGACTATTAGGATTTTACGGCAGTCAGATTAAGCAGACCAGTGGACGCGATCGCTTTGGTTTAGATTCTGTCTTTGCTGATAGTGTTAAAGGCTTGGATGAACGAGAAGAAACACCACAATTTGTTACAGCCTTTAATAACTACTGCGCGAATTCTGGAAAATTACCTCCTAACAAGTTCCGGATTTCCGTTAATAGCTACGAATCCCCAAATGAAAATTACGTGCGGATTTTAGCTGAACAAGGTACACCTATCATTCAACAGTTAATTCAAGATAGTGGAATAGAAGAGTTTCGCGCTGCTGTTACAGACTATCTTACCAAAGAGAAGCGTCCTCAACTGTTCAAGAATCTAGCTGACGATCTCGAAGATGCCTGCATTAGTCTGAAGAAACATTACCAATCTGCGCTGCGCGACTTGGATAGCCAACCCCGCGAAATTGAGGCAATGAAGACGCAGGAATTACAACGTCTTAACCAGCAGTTACAGCAAATTGGTCAAGAATTTCACCAGCATATCACAGAAGAATTAAATCAGGTTGTAACAGGTCAATCCAGTGCTTTCGAGGCAGATTTTCGCCAACTGCAATCTCGGATGGTTCGTCGTTTAGATGAGTTGCTGGATACTTTCTCGGTTGCAGATGCTTATAGTCGCGCTATCCTCAGCCATCCTCGCAATTCTACAGCACCTTTGATTGCTGTTTTAGTTGAGGCGCTTTATTACTTGGCAAATCAACTAGAGGATATTTTGAAAGAGTCTTGTCAGGAAGTAGTTACTAACCTATTCCAGCGTTTAGTTGAACAAGTTCGCAAATCTGATTACTATCGCCAGCTTTATCGTTTGCTAGGCAATGATGGCGGGATTGAGCAAAAGTTAAAAGAGATAGAAAAACAGGTTCATCATGCTTTAGTCAATGCAGCAAGTGACGAATGCAATCGCTATGTCCGTGAAAGTCCTCGCTTTTACGATGAAGGTACTTTCTCGATTTATCAATTTCGGCAAACGTTGTTGCAAACTTCCCAAAGTTATGGTTGTGAAAGTATGATAGCAGCAGAACCGGCAATCCGTCAGTTGTTAAAGTTAGATTTTGAGCCAAAAGTCAAAGCAACAATTAGTAGTGGTTTTCCAGCAACCGTTAATCAAACTCTCACCACTAATTTATTGCCAATGGCAGCGCATCAAGCTGATGAAATATTACAGCAGTACACTCAAGCTCGTGCTTATTTAGAGCAAACACTAGAACAAGAAGCTGAGGAAAAAATTGCTAACAATCGCCGTTTGCAAAGTACAGTTGAGCAAAAAATAGCGGCTTACAACTCTGCGGTTGCCAGTATCAATGGTTGTTTGCAGGCGATAGGCTTGTACGATCGTCAACTGCCTGTAATTGCTGATTCTGATGTTAGCTCAATTGAGCCTAGTTTAGAAGCTGCCAAGGTTAGCGCTATGGGTAATGGAGTTGTTCATTCAGAAGCATAG
- a CDS encoding HNH endonuclease — MTKTPRIRIPAEVRKYVFQRDRCQCQSCGKTALEANLTIDHIIPLSRGGSNDISNLQTLCLPCNQRKTNHLDPRFRRYFDL; from the coding sequence ATGACTAAAACGCCCAGAATTCGCATCCCGGCAGAAGTGAGGAAGTATGTGTTTCAGCGCGATCGCTGTCAGTGCCAAAGTTGCGGCAAAACGGCGCTAGAAGCAAACCTCACGATTGACCACATCATACCGCTCTCTCGTGGCGGTTCTAATGACATCAGCAATCTACAAACCCTCTGTCTCCCCTGTAACCAGCGCAAAACCAACCATTTAGATCCTCGGTTCCGGCGTTATTTCGATCTTTAA
- a CDS encoding KGK domain-containing protein — translation MENWIDVIDFNEDDVFSFPELFKVGKVKKAVNEASHTDSVVEALIYSLSFKEVSINKIDNLRPPNILFKKGIDCEILRIGAKGWKKGRLRLKLQVAVEFCPDEPDAEKIPEISQSESPLDDLRKMINQEN, via the coding sequence ATGGAAAACTGGATAGACGTGATAGATTTCAACGAAGATGATGTTTTTTCATTTCCAGAACTATTCAAAGTCGGTAAAGTCAAGAAAGCAGTGAATGAAGCATCCCATACCGACTCAGTAGTAGAGGCGCTAATTTATTCATTATCATTTAAAGAAGTATCAATAAATAAGATTGATAACCTTCGACCTCCCAATATATTATTTAAAAAAGGTATAGATTGTGAAATACTCAGAATCGGTGCTAAGGGCTGGAAAAAAGGAAGACTTAGACTCAAACTCCAAGTTGCTGTAGAGTTTTGTCCTGATGAACCTGATGCTGAAAAAATACCAGAGATTAGCCAATCGGAATCGCCGCTTGACGATCTTCGGAAGATGATTAATCAAGAAAATTAG